Within the Lentimicrobium sp. L6 genome, the region CCACATTTCTTTTGTCAAACTCTTCCATTTTTTCTTGGAAGGCAAGAATTTCTGTTGGGCAAACGAAAGTAAAATCTAAAGGGTAGAAAAAGAATACTACATCTTTCTTACCAATATACTGCTTCAATGAGAAGTTTTCTACAAATTCGTTACCATTTACTACAGCCATAGCTGAAAATTCAGGAGCTTTTTTACCTACTAATACTGACATATTTTTATTTTAAAGGGTTAATCTTTATTTGAGTGCAAAGATAATCATTTTCTCTTATTTAGAATTGATTTAAGTTAAATTAAGAATTAGAATACTTAATTGGTATAGATTTTCGCTCCAAATTCTTTTCAGGAGAGCACAAATATCATTTGGTCTTTATCAAATAGATATTTGTCCTTCTTATTTCTTGATTTATCATATATATTTATCATAAAAAATGCATGTAAAATACTTCTTATGAATTATAGAATAATAAAAAGGCAACAGATTTTAGCTTTTTTACTTATTTCCTGTCTAATTATTTCCTGTACAAAGAAGGAGGATACAGTAATAGAAACAATAGATTATAAATCTATAGAATTTGTACAAGTTTCTGGAGGAAGTTTTCAAATGGGAGATGCACAAGGGGAAGCAAACACAAAACCAGTGCATCAAGTCAGCCTAAATAGTTTTCAAATATCGAAACAAGAGATCACTAATTATCAATATTGTCAGTTTCTAAACGATATAGGATGTGGTGAGAATGGTGTTTTTGAAGGTGTCACCTATCTGGAAATTGAAAATTCTTTTGTACAGATTAATTATAGCAATGGAAGTTTCAGCCCAGAGTCAGGGAAGCATAACCATCCTGTAATTATTGTAACATGGGTTGGAGCAAAAGCTTTTGCAAATTGGCTAGGAGGACGTCTAGCAAGCGAAGCGGAATGGGAGTTTGCAGCCAGAGGAGGAATTAATAGTCAGAACTATATATACAGCGGAAGTAACGATCCTAATGAAGTAGCTTGGTATTTTATAGATTACGGAAATGGCTCACAAGAAGTAGGCACCAAAAAACCAAATGAATTAGGTCTTTTTGATATGAGTGGAAATGTGATGGAGTGGTGTAATGATTGGTATGAATATAATTATTATGGTCTAAGTCCTGAAAATAATCCTCAGGGACCATTAACCGGTGTCAGTCGTGTTGTTAGAGGTGGCTCTTGGTATAATCCAGTTGTTTGTAGTGGCATTTCTTTTCGTTACCCAGGAGCAGATCCAAATGCAGCAAGCTCTTATATTGGTTTTCGTGTTGTCAAATAAAAAAAGCGCCAATAAATATTAGCGCTTAGTCAATCATTATAAAATCTCTTCTAGAATTCTTTTTCCATGGTTAATTGCCCAGTTTCATCCCACTGTAGCCATTTACCTACTTTTTTACCTTTATCATAATGCATTTCAAAAAGTTTTACTCCTTTTGATGACCAAATAAACCAAGCGCCATCTTTTTTGTTTTTGGTATAGGATGCTTCAGCGGTTTTATTTCCTTCTTCATCCCAATTCATCCAAATACCTTCTTTGGCTCCTTTTTTCCAGACTCGCTCTGCTTTCTTTTGCCCATTTTCATGAAAAAAGAATTCAGTGCCATCTTTTAATCCTTTAGCGTAATTGGTTTCAATTTCTTTTATTTCTGTGTCCACAAAAAAAGTTACATCTACTCCAGTGAAAAGCTTTCCATCTTTATAGGCCTTCCCTTCTTGTAGCTGCAACTCTTGAGCACTTAGGGCTGTTATAATCAGGCTAAGTGCTAAAAGTAATATGCTTTTCTTCATTTATAGTATTTTCTACTCAGATTTGAGTGTCAGCTCTAAAGTTTTGTTACTAGATTTAGTTTCTATGTTTTCCACTTTTACTTCTTTATAAGAAATATAAGATAGCTTTAAGTCATAATCGCCAGCTTCAATACCTTCAAACCTGAATTTTCCGTCTAAGTCGGTTAATGTCTTGTAATCTGTACCTTCAATACTAACCATAACTCCTGCAAGAGTTTCGTCGGTGTCTACATCAGCTATTACACCATTAATACTCATGGTTGCCACTGGAGGAACTGTTACTTTTTCTACTACTGATGCTTGAACAAAAATAGTTAAAACTAAACTTAGAACGATTAAAAATATACCTTTTTTCATGATTTGTCTTATTTAAATTGATGAAGCAAAGATATAGGCACAATCGCATGGAATCAAACTTTTGGCTTTAAGGCTAATTTACCATATTGTTAAGACAATGTTAGGAGAGATAATCGCGTATTTACATTAAATTAATATAGGTTTCAGATATCCATTGCAAATATATATAATCTTAGAAAACATAATAATATCAGTATTTTAAGCACAGGGTAAACGCATACTTTGTTAAAAAGCTATATTTAGAAGAAAATAGTTTAATCTATAGGTATAATGCTAGCGCGGAAATGTTTTACGTGCGAAAATATTAACATTAAGGAATGTATTTAAGTCACACGGATTGCAAATCCGCGTTAGCTTTATTAAAAATAATTAGAAAATTAAAAGTACGCGTTTGCCCTGATTTTAAGCATGACAAACCTCCTGATTTCGGCTTTTTATTGTTCATATTTGAACAACAGGTGTAACCTCATGAAACACTATTCGTCATAATGATGACATAAAAGCCGCTAATAGTGGTAAAATAAGGCTTTGGCATGTTTTTAGATGCTAAAAAACATTAAATATAGAATTAATGACTATTAGTTTATTACTTTTATTGTGAATTTAAACTCTAATGATGATGATAAAGAGACTATTTCCCCAAATAATTGCGATTACATTTTCTTTTTTGGTTTTAGGTTTAGGTACAGTTTTAGCCCAAAAAACATGGACACTAGAAGAATGTATCTTATACGCCCTTGAAAATAACATTCAAATTAAACAAAGCAGACTACAAACTCAAACTGCAGAAATTAATCTTTTGCAAAGTAAGTTGGATTTTGCTCCTTCAGTAAATGCCAATGCTTCTTTAGGAAATAATTGGGGAAGAAACCAAGGTCAATCAGGACTTTATATCGATAGGTCTACCTTATCAAATTCTTTTGGATTAAACGGTAGTTTGGAATTATTTGGTGGAATGAAAAAGTGGAATACGCTTCAAAAAAGCGAATTGGACTTAAAAGCCAGTAATTATGTGTCTGAGGAGATGGAAAATGATATTTCCTTGGGTTTAACAGGAGCTTATTTGAATATCATTTACAGTCATGAATTGTTGAATGTTGCGGAACAACAAGTTGAAGTAACACGTCAACAAATCGAAAGAACCAATAATTTGGTTGAGGCAGGGACACTACCTCGCGGAGATTTATTAGAAATTCAAGCTCAAGGTGCTCAAGAGGAAACCAATTTGATTACTGCTCAAAATAACCTTTCTTTAGCCTATTTAGATTTAAAACAGTTCCTTGATTTACCATCTGAAACAGATTTAGAAATAGATTTCCCGAAAATAGAATTGTCTCAAGAATTACAAATTATTCCTTCCGACCAAATT harbors:
- a CDS encoding formylglycine-generating enzyme family protein, which encodes MNYRIIKRQQILAFLLISCLIISCTKKEDTVIETIDYKSIEFVQVSGGSFQMGDAQGEANTKPVHQVSLNSFQISKQEITNYQYCQFLNDIGCGENGVFEGVTYLEIENSFVQINYSNGSFSPESGKHNHPVIIVTWVGAKAFANWLGGRLASEAEWEFAARGGINSQNYIYSGSNDPNEVAWYFIDYGNGSQEVGTKKPNELGLFDMSGNVMEWCNDWYEYNYYGLSPENNPQGPLTGVSRVVRGGSWYNPVVCSGISFRYPGADPNAASSYIGFRVVK
- a CDS encoding toxin-antitoxin system YwqK family antitoxin gives rise to the protein MKKSILLLALSLIITALSAQELQLQEGKAYKDGKLFTGVDVTFFVDTEIKEIETNYAKGLKDGTEFFFHENGQKKAERVWKKGAKEGIWMNWDEEGNKTAEASYTKNKKDGAWFIWSSKGVKLFEMHYDKGKKVGKWLQWDETGQLTMEKEF
- a CDS encoding carboxypeptidase-like regulatory domain-containing protein, translating into MKKGIFLIVLSLVLTIFVQASVVEKVTVPPVATMSINGVIADVDTDETLAGVMVSIEGTDYKTLTDLDGKFRFEGIEAGDYDLKLSYISYKEVKVENIETKSSNKTLELTLKSE
- a CDS encoding TolC family protein; amino-acid sequence: MMIKRLFPQIIAITFSFLVLGLGTVLAQKTWTLEECILYALENNIQIKQSRLQTQTAEINLLQSKLDFAPSVNANASLGNNWGRNQGQSGLYIDRSTLSNSFGLNGSLELFGGMKKWNTLQKSELDLKASNYVSEEMENDISLGLTGAYLNIIYSHELLNVAEQQVEVTRQQIERTNNLVEAGTLPRGDLLEIQAQGAQEETNLITAQNNLSLAYLDLKQFLDLPSETDLEIDFPKIELSQELQIIPSDQIYANAVDIMPEIKGGEVNLQSAERSVKIAQGSLYPSLSLNGGISTNYYSSAQKLAYDDAGNPVLDSNLDPVWEDIPYSDQLDLNTGEYLTLNLNIPIFNGYAVKSNVKRAKVQTVDQSFRLQLRKNELRKNIEQKYHDAIAAYKTYNASKFSVESLSEAFNYTEEKFNVGMVNSVDYSLAKIKLTQAQSQYLQAKYDYIFKTKILDFYMGIPLTL